Proteins from one Hoplias malabaricus isolate fHopMal1 chromosome 2, fHopMal1.hap1, whole genome shotgun sequence genomic window:
- the pou2af2 gene encoding POU domain class 2-associating factor 2, translated as MMETEYSKRVYQGVRVKHTVKDLLAEKRSRQSNTPRYNAAASSSQPAFVQMSGPHMLPGYYSMRRSFLPESELCHPMKQYSTESYSSALGSKAFSYDHSSSYPSFIDSYYQPESFGDYRGATAYTASGGSLFPPSSLSTLLPSLSGETPSHLLLRDSWDQSSEDHVSQPEVLCPEASAPVADSPSLGGQDSGSTSPYRLSTSRSSASIASSTQPYTLQTLEDVHYPAASYSSASSYSCPPYMTVPGDLAVVKMPSVSSEEGSGSVVSLSDTTGQAWAKDDGSGSWMSYETRRAF; from the exons AGTATTCCAAGCGAGTGTACCAAGGTGTCAGGGTCAAGCACACAGTCAAAGATCTGCTAGCAGAAAAACGTTCAAGGCAGTCCAACACTCCCAGATACAAT GCAGCAGCTAGCTCCTCCCAGCCAGCTTTTGTACAAATGTCAG GGCCCCACATGCTTCCAGGATACTACAGCATGAGAAGGTCCTTCCTGCCAGAATCTGAGCTTTGTCATCCCATGAAGCAGTACTCCACAGAGTCCTATTCCTCTGCTTTAGGAAGCAAGGCTTTCTCATATGACCACTCCTCCAGCTACCCTTCTTTCATCGACAGCTACTACCAACCTGAATCATTCGGAGATTACCGAGGGGCAACCGCTTACACAGCCAGTGGAGGATCGCTGTTTCCACCATCCTCACTCTCCACTCTTCTGCCCTCACTGTCTGGAGAAACTCCCTCACACTTGCTCTTG AGAGATTCGTGGGACCAGTCTTCAGAAGACCACGTCAGTCAGCCAGAGGTTCTATGTCCTGAGGCTTCAGCCCCAGTGGCAGATTCCCCATCTCTGGGCGGTCAAGACTCGGGCAGTACTTCTCCATATCGCCTCTCCACCAGCCGAAGCAGTGCATCTATCGCCTCCAGCACACAGCCCTACACTCTGCAGACACTAGAGGATGTCCACTATCCTGCAGCCTCCTACAGCTCTGCCTCCAGCTACTCCTGCCCGCCGTATATGACTGTCCCAGGAGATCTGGCCGTGGTCAAGATGCCGTCTGTGTCATCCGAAGAAGGCAGTGGAAGCGTGGTGTCCCTCAGTGACACAACGGGTCAAGCGTGGGCCAAGGATGATGGCTCTGGCTCGTGGATGTCATATGAAACTAGAAGAGCTTTCTAA